The Nocardioides sp. S-1144 genome includes a region encoding these proteins:
- a CDS encoding DUF389 domain-containing protein, translating to MLAHFRLTVPASLADDVRDLLVAHDHVTNVTVQPGAVVQPAGDLVEADVAQESSGALMGELRRLGVHRSGGIVITTPTGTPFAAADALEDLAPGHPDDAVIWDAVEDGAEAGAAPTLSYHLFLVIAVALAAIAVLTDSAVLVVGAMVVGPEFGPITAISAGIVLGRPGLLLRSLRLVVLSFAFAVLAVTLLSLAGVAVGWVDQELVTRERPNTGFIFNPDHWSFVVGVLAGAAGALAVALQRAATMVGVFISVTTVPALGNLALGVAVWEREEVLGSLAQLGLNVAGMVFSGVVVLLLVRTAWPWLAARSDRIFGVVT from the coding sequence GTGCTCGCCCATTTCCGGCTGACCGTGCCGGCGTCCCTCGCCGACGACGTCCGCGACCTCCTCGTCGCGCACGACCACGTCACCAACGTGACCGTGCAGCCGGGCGCCGTCGTCCAGCCGGCCGGCGACCTGGTCGAGGCCGACGTGGCGCAGGAGTCCTCCGGCGCGCTGATGGGCGAGCTGCGCCGCCTCGGGGTGCACCGGAGCGGCGGGATCGTCATCACCACCCCGACCGGGACGCCGTTCGCCGCCGCCGACGCCCTCGAGGACCTCGCGCCGGGGCATCCGGACGACGCGGTGATCTGGGACGCCGTCGAGGACGGCGCCGAGGCGGGCGCGGCGCCGACGCTGTCGTACCACCTGTTCCTCGTCATCGCCGTCGCGCTCGCCGCGATCGCCGTGCTGACCGACTCCGCGGTGCTCGTGGTGGGTGCGATGGTCGTGGGCCCGGAGTTCGGCCCGATCACCGCGATCAGCGCCGGCATCGTGCTCGGGCGACCCGGGCTGCTGCTGCGGAGCCTGCGGCTGGTCGTGCTCTCGTTCGCCTTCGCGGTGCTGGCCGTCACGCTGCTCTCGCTCGCCGGCGTCGCGGTCGGCTGGGTCGACCAGGAGCTCGTCACCCGCGAGCGGCCCAACACCGGCTTCATCTTCAACCCCGACCACTGGTCGTTCGTGGTCGGCGTCCTCGCGGGCGCCGCCGGTGCGCTCGCGGTGGCCCTGCAGCGGGCCGCCACCATGGTCGGGGTCTTCATCTCGGTCACCACGGTGCCTGCCCTGGGCAACCTCGCCCTCGGCGTCGCGGTGTGGGAGCGTGAGGAGGTGCTCGGTTCCCTCGCGCAGCTCGGCCTCAACGTGGCCGGGATGGTGTTCTCCGGCGTCGTCGTGCTGCTCCTGGTGCGGACGGCGTGGCCGTGGCTGGCCGCCCGCTCCGACCGGATCTTCGGGGTCGTGACGTGA
- a CDS encoding cation diffusion facilitator family transporter, protein MSAAEPEEEQGDSLLTVLVALAANALIAGAKSVAAVLTGSASMVAEAAHSWSDTGNEVFLLVAERRGRRPRDVEHPRGYGRSTYIWSLVAAFGLFSAGAVVSIWHGVTELGAEEGEASFTINYVVLAIAFVLEGTSFLQATRQVRGGAVRFGLRPWRYVTRTSNPTLRAVFFEDASALLGILIAVTGIALHQLTGNAVWDAAGSIGVGVLLAVVAVFLMRRNMDYLLGQGVDPGTRRQVLVRLLAHPEIDRITYLHLEYVGPQRVFVVAAVDLVGDDTEGHLALRFRRVEAEIEEASFIEDAVLTLAPPDEPALTPGRDAG, encoded by the coding sequence GTGAGCGCCGCCGAGCCCGAGGAGGAGCAGGGCGACTCGCTGCTGACCGTGCTGGTCGCGCTCGCGGCCAACGCGCTGATCGCCGGCGCCAAGTCGGTCGCGGCCGTGCTCACCGGGTCGGCGTCCATGGTCGCCGAGGCGGCGCACTCGTGGTCCGACACCGGCAACGAGGTCTTCCTGCTCGTCGCCGAGCGTCGCGGCCGGCGTCCGCGCGACGTGGAGCACCCGCGTGGCTACGGCCGGTCGACCTACATCTGGTCGCTGGTCGCGGCGTTCGGGCTCTTCTCGGCCGGTGCGGTCGTGTCGATCTGGCACGGCGTCACCGAGCTCGGCGCCGAGGAGGGCGAGGCCAGCTTCACGATCAACTACGTCGTGCTGGCGATCGCCTTCGTGCTGGAGGGGACCTCGTTCCTGCAGGCGACCCGCCAGGTGCGCGGGGGAGCGGTCCGCTTCGGGCTGCGGCCGTGGCGCTACGTCACCCGCACCTCGAACCCGACCCTGCGCGCGGTGTTCTTCGAGGACGCCTCCGCGCTGCTCGGCATCCTGATCGCCGTCACCGGCATCGCGCTGCACCAGCTCACCGGGAACGCCGTCTGGGACGCCGCCGGCTCGATCGGCGTCGGCGTGCTGCTCGCCGTGGTCGCGGTCTTCCTGATGCGTCGCAACATGGACTACCTGCTCGGCCAGGGCGTCGACCCCGGCACCCGCCGCCAGGTGCTGGTGCGGCTGCTCGCGCACCCCGAGATCGACCGGATCACCTACCTCCACCTCGAGTACGTCGGCCCCCAGCGGGTCTTCGTGGTCGCCGCCGTCGACCTGGTCGGCGACGACACCGAGGGGCACCTCGCGCTGCGCTTCCGGCGCGTCGAGGCCGAGATCGAGGAGGCGTCGTTCATCGAGGACGCCGTGCTCACCCTCGCCCCGCCCGACGAGCCGGCCCTGACGCCGGGGCGCGACGCAGGCTGA
- a CDS encoding GNAT family N-acetyltransferase: protein MNDEPRPLDTGVGQPTPGQQTPGQHTLGPHVVGSRVVVRRLVPGETGPSGGPAMTDVLGVCEAWGGGVCVVRPADGVPVTIALRDVVSGKPVPPRPSVRDRVPARVAQEHGFALFPDLVTEPLGGWVLRDSATATARRANSVLAFGPSGLDGDTDVERVLAHYDRPVAAVLTGSPEHTRLTALGWVPESNESDTLFQVAALAQVSRALRGAAHPDAAVHGTTAPGGTGDEAWVRVTVGDHATAFAALDPAPDGDWLGLGGLAVDPAQRRRGLGLAALAACVGWGGERGASTVFLQVLGDNAPALALYERLGFRTHHRYRYLTPR from the coding sequence GTGAACGACGAACCCCGACCCCTGGACACCGGTGTGGGCCAGCCCACGCCGGGTCAGCAGACGCCGGGCCAGCACACGCTCGGCCCGCACGTCGTGGGCTCCCGCGTCGTGGTGCGCCGGCTGGTGCCCGGCGAGACCGGCCCGAGCGGCGGACCGGCGATGACCGACGTGCTCGGCGTCTGCGAGGCGTGGGGCGGGGGCGTCTGCGTCGTCCGGCCCGCGGACGGCGTCCCGGTCACGATCGCCCTGCGCGACGTCGTCTCCGGCAAGCCGGTGCCGCCGCGCCCGTCGGTGCGCGACCGGGTGCCCGCCCGCGTGGCCCAGGAGCACGGGTTCGCGCTCTTCCCCGACCTCGTCACCGAGCCGCTGGGCGGGTGGGTCCTGCGCGACTCCGCCACCGCGACCGCCCGCCGCGCCAACTCGGTGCTCGCCTTCGGCCCGTCCGGCCTCGACGGCGACACCGACGTCGAGCGGGTGCTCGCGCACTACGACCGCCCGGTCGCGGCCGTGCTGACCGGCTCCCCCGAGCACACCCGCCTCACCGCGCTCGGGTGGGTGCCGGAGAGCAACGAGTCCGACACGCTGTTCCAGGTCGCCGCGCTCGCGCAGGTGAGCCGGGCGCTGCGCGGCGCGGCGCACCCCGACGCCGCGGTGCACGGGACCACCGCCCCCGGCGGGACCGGCGACGAGGCCTGGGTGCGGGTCACGGTCGGCGACCACGCGACGGCGTTCGCCGCGCTCGACCCGGCACCCGACGGCGACTGGCTCGGCCTCGGCGGCCTCGCCGTCGACCCGGCGCAGCGGCGCCGCGGGCTCGGGCTCGCCGCGCTGGCGGCCTGCGTCGGGTGGGGCGGGGAGCGCGGCGCGTCGACGGTCTTCCTGCAGGTGCTCGGGGACAACGCCCCCGCGCTCGCGCTCTACGAGCGGCTCGGCTTCCGCACCCACCACCGCTACCGCTACCTCACGCCGCGCTGA
- the fdxA gene encoding ferredoxin gives MTYVIAQPCVDLKDRACVDECPVDCIYEGKRMLYIHPDECVDCGACEPVCPVEAIFYEDDTPEEWKEYYTANVGFFEELGSPGGAAKMGEIDHDHPFVAALEPQEHDH, from the coding sequence ATGACCTACGTCATCGCGCAGCCCTGCGTCGACCTGAAGGACCGTGCCTGCGTCGACGAGTGCCCGGTCGACTGCATCTACGAGGGCAAGCGGATGCTCTACATCCACCCCGACGAGTGCGTCGACTGCGGTGCGTGCGAGCCCGTCTGCCCGGTGGAGGCCATCTTCTACGAGGACGACACCCCGGAGGAGTGGAAGGAGTACTACACCGCCAACGTGGGCTTCTTCGAGGAGCTCGGCTCCCCGGGCGGTGCCGCCAAGATGGGCGAGATCGACCACGACCACCCGTTCGTCGCGGCCCTCGAGCCGCAGGAGCACGACCACTGA
- the dapC gene encoding succinyldiaminopimelate transaminase, translating to MAVRRRAEAYPGPVVDLSIGAPTDPTPDVVRAALAAHADAPGYPLTAGRPALREAVVRWLERVHDVTGLDPAHVLPAVGTKELIGSLPLHLGLGAGDVVAQPTPAYPTYAVGTALVGATTAHADSVADLEALAARGSVPRLVWVNSPANPTGRVLPPDALRAILAWCRDHGALLASDECYLDLGWDVDPVSVLHPDVCGGSHDGVVALHSLSKRSNLAGYRIGFLSGDPAVVAELVSVRRNLGLGLPNPQQGAAVAALDDDEHVAVQRARYAGRRSVLRPALEAAGFRVDHSEAGLYLWVTRDEPGPAERRGVDLVGRLADLGLVTVAGAEYGAAGHAHVRLALTAPDDAVALAADRLIQEFRP from the coding sequence GTGGCCGTGCGCCGACGTGCCGAGGCCTACCCCGGCCCGGTCGTCGACCTCTCGATCGGCGCTCCGACCGACCCCACCCCGGACGTCGTCCGCGCGGCCCTGGCCGCGCACGCCGACGCCCCCGGCTACCCGCTGACGGCCGGCCGCCCCGCCCTGCGCGAGGCGGTCGTCCGCTGGCTGGAGCGCGTCCACGACGTGACCGGCCTCGACCCGGCGCACGTGCTGCCCGCGGTCGGCACCAAGGAGCTGATCGGCTCGCTCCCGCTGCACCTGGGCCTCGGCGCCGGTGACGTCGTCGCCCAGCCGACGCCGGCCTACCCCACCTACGCGGTCGGCACCGCGCTGGTCGGCGCCACCACGGCCCACGCCGACTCAGTGGCCGACCTCGAGGCGCTCGCGGCGCGGGGGAGCGTGCCGCGGCTGGTGTGGGTGAACTCCCCGGCCAACCCGACCGGCCGGGTGCTCCCGCCCGACGCGCTGCGCGCGATCCTCGCCTGGTGCCGCGACCACGGGGCGCTGCTGGCCTCCGACGAGTGCTACCTCGACCTCGGCTGGGACGTCGACCCGGTCAGCGTCCTGCACCCCGACGTCTGCGGCGGCAGCCACGACGGCGTCGTCGCCCTGCACTCGCTGAGCAAGCGCTCCAACCTCGCCGGCTACCGGATCGGCTTCCTCTCCGGTGACCCCGCCGTCGTCGCCGAGCTCGTCTCGGTGCGTCGCAACCTCGGCCTCGGCCTTCCGAACCCGCAGCAGGGTGCGGCCGTCGCCGCGCTCGACGACGACGAGCACGTCGCCGTCCAGCGGGCGCGGTACGCCGGACGCCGCTCCGTCCTGCGCCCCGCGCTCGAGGCCGCCGGGTTCCGCGTCGACCACAGCGAGGCCGGGCTGTACCTGTGGGTGACCCGCGACGAGCCGGGCCCCGCCGAGCGCCGGGGCGTCGACCTGGTCGGCCGGCTCGCCGACCTCGGCCTGGTCACCGTCGCCGGGGCCGAGTACGGCGCCGCCGGCCACGCCCACGTCCGTCTCGCCCTCACCGCCCCCGACGACGCGGTCGCCCTCGCGGCCGACCGCCTGATCCAGGAGTTCCGTCCGTGA
- a CDS encoding prephenate dehydratase, producing the protein MSVTYLGPSGTFTHQAAVALRPDLRVDAGAGDLVPATSAADALAAVESGAATYAVLPIDNSVNGVVVPTLDGLLLRPALSIVDSVVLPISFDAYTRDPTIEPHVVVSHPHGLAQCRTWIEARGLPTREASSTAAACRDLGPGEIGIGPRICGSLYDLHAVAEAVEDNAAAYTQFALVSAGPVPDAGPGPGAGDDGLLVGLFPDANVPGLLRRLLGVLEDRGVNMTNLVTRPVPATPGIFVFLLFLSGSFSADDVEEMRAEWAHLGASARPLGRISPLARMAARP; encoded by the coding sequence GTGAGCGTCACCTACCTGGGCCCCTCGGGCACCTTCACCCACCAGGCGGCCGTGGCGCTGCGTCCCGACCTCCGCGTCGACGCCGGCGCCGGCGACCTGGTGCCGGCGACGTCGGCGGCCGACGCGCTGGCCGCGGTCGAGTCGGGCGCGGCCACCTACGCGGTGCTGCCGATCGACAACTCGGTCAACGGCGTGGTCGTGCCGACCCTCGACGGGCTCCTGCTGCGCCCGGCGCTGTCGATCGTCGACAGCGTCGTGCTGCCGATCTCCTTCGACGCCTACACCCGCGACCCGACCATCGAGCCCCACGTCGTGGTGAGCCACCCGCACGGCCTCGCCCAGTGCCGCACCTGGATCGAGGCCCGGGGCCTCCCCACCCGCGAGGCCTCCTCGACGGCGGCGGCGTGCCGCGATCTCGGGCCCGGCGAGATCGGCATCGGCCCGCGGATCTGCGGCAGCCTCTACGACCTGCACGCCGTCGCCGAGGCGGTCGAGGACAACGCCGCCGCCTACACCCAGTTCGCGCTGGTGTCGGCGGGCCCGGTGCCGGACGCCGGACCCGGTCCCGGCGCCGGCGACGACGGGTTGCTGGTCGGGCTGTTCCCCGACGCCAACGTGCCCGGCCTGCTGCGCCGCCTGCTCGGCGTCCTGGAGGACCGGGGCGTCAACATGACCAACCTGGTGACGCGGCCGGTGCCGGCGACCCCGGGCATCTTCGTGTTCCTGCTGTTCCTGTCGGGCTCGTTCAGCGCCGACGACGTCGAGGAGATGCGGGCCGAGTGGGCCCACCTCGGGGCCTCGGCCCGGCCGCTGGGCCGGATCTCGCCGCTGGCCCGGATGGCCGCGCGGCCGTGA
- a CDS encoding prephenate dehydrogenase, with amino-acid sequence MTVFERVAVVGAGLIGGSVARRLHARGVDVVVVDPDAGTRAAASAAGLAVADALPADRDLVVLATPLDALATVLADAAVAAPDAVVVDVGSVKVAAARAAAAAGLAGRYVGAHPMAGTEQSGFEHSYPDLLVGVRWAVARGDGPVADVVRLVVEAFGATAVVLDAEEHDRAVGLVSHAPHVLANALLELAERAAEPTASHLAAGSFRDGTRVAGRNAERTRNMLADNAGALAGVLDDLVALLAHYRRELADPDALGARLQAVVDGAAAVRRPDADWRACPDLDLVLSAPGPVLVRAGAGGLEWAPAQP; translated from the coding sequence GTGACCGTGTTCGAGCGGGTCGCCGTCGTCGGGGCCGGGCTGATCGGCGGGTCCGTGGCGCGCCGGCTGCACGCCCGCGGGGTCGACGTCGTCGTCGTCGACCCGGACGCCGGCACCCGTGCGGCGGCGTCCGCGGCCGGGCTCGCGGTGGCCGACGCGCTGCCGGCCGACCGCGACCTGGTCGTGCTGGCCACCCCGCTCGACGCGCTGGCGACGGTGCTCGCCGACGCCGCGGTCGCCGCCCCCGACGCCGTCGTGGTCGACGTCGGCAGCGTGAAGGTCGCCGCCGCGCGGGCCGCCGCCGCGGCCGGCCTCGCCGGTCGCTACGTCGGGGCGCACCCGATGGCCGGCACCGAGCAGTCCGGTTTCGAGCACTCCTACCCCGACCTGCTCGTCGGCGTGCGGTGGGCCGTCGCCCGCGGCGACGGCCCGGTCGCGGACGTCGTCCGCCTCGTCGTCGAGGCCTTCGGCGCGACCGCGGTGGTGCTCGACGCCGAGGAGCACGACCGCGCCGTCGGCCTGGTCAGCCACGCACCGCACGTGCTGGCCAACGCCCTGCTCGAGCTGGCCGAGCGCGCCGCCGAGCCGACGGCGTCCCACCTGGCCGCCGGCAGCTTCCGCGACGGCACCCGCGTCGCCGGCCGCAACGCCGAGCGCACCCGCAACATGCTCGCCGACAACGCCGGCGCCCTGGCCGGCGTCCTCGACGACCTGGTGGCCCTGCTGGCCCACTACCGCCGCGAGCTCGCCGACCCCGACGCCCTCGGCGCGCGGCTGCAGGCGGTCGTCGACGGCGCCGCCGCGGTCCGCCGCCCCGACGCCGACTGGCGGGCCTGCCCCGACCTCGACCTCGTGCTCAGCGCCCCCGGCCCGGTGCTGGTCCGCGCGGGCGCGGGCGGGCTCGAGTGGGCTCCGGCCCAGCCGTGA
- a CDS encoding NUDIX hydrolase: MSADEVVALYDRTGRPCGSAPRSRVRAENLRHAATNVVVRDPAGRIFVHRRTDTKDVYPGYWDFTAGGVLLAGEEPDDAARREVEEELGVTSGLVSLGAADYADDRTTYRAFRYETVWDGPLRLQPEEVAEGRWMTPAEVVAMIDDDALRVMPDAVSVLGAWLRALIL; encoded by the coding sequence GTGAGCGCCGACGAGGTCGTCGCCCTCTACGACCGGACGGGCCGGCCGTGCGGGTCGGCGCCGCGGTCCCGCGTCCGCGCCGAGAACCTGCGGCACGCGGCGACCAACGTCGTCGTCCGCGACCCCGCCGGGCGGATCTTCGTGCACCGCCGCACCGACACCAAGGACGTCTACCCCGGCTACTGGGACTTCACCGCGGGCGGCGTCCTGCTGGCCGGCGAGGAGCCCGACGACGCCGCGCGCCGCGAGGTCGAGGAGGAGCTCGGCGTCACCTCGGGGCTGGTGTCGCTGGGCGCGGCCGACTACGCCGACGACCGCACGACGTACCGCGCGTTCCGCTACGAGACCGTCTGGGACGGCCCGCTCCGGCTGCAGCCGGAGGAGGTCGCCGAGGGGCGCTGGATGACCCCCGCCGAGGTGGTCGCCATGATCGACGACGACGCCCTGCGCGTCATGCCCGACGCCGTCAGCGTCCTCGGGGCCTGGCTGCGCGCCCTGATCCTCTGA
- the dapD gene encoding 2,3,4,5-tetrahydropyridine-2,6-dicarboxylate N-succinyltransferase, giving the protein MSDTAASGWALVTLDADGGVLDAWFPTPVLGATDGGAPAELAALAVPDEARRVTREVRLVTADLAAAPASTEDVWLRLHLLSHRLVRPHGCSMEGVFGLLANVVWTSAGPCAVAGFELTRARLRAAVGHVSVYGVDKFPRMTDYVVPTGVRVADADRVRLGAHLAEGTTVMHEGFVNFNAGTLGTSMVEGRISAGVVVGDGSDVGGGASIMGTLSGGGQQVISLGERCLLGANSGIGISLGDDCVVEAGCYVTAGTKLTVLDRDGKPTHLKAIELSGRDNVLFRRNSVTGAVEAIPWRGSGIALNEALHAN; this is encoded by the coding sequence ATGAGCGACACCGCTGCCTCCGGCTGGGCCCTGGTCACCCTCGACGCGGACGGCGGCGTGCTCGACGCCTGGTTCCCCACGCCCGTGCTGGGCGCGACCGACGGTGGGGCGCCCGCGGAGCTCGCCGCGCTCGCCGTCCCGGACGAGGCCCGGCGGGTGACCCGGGAGGTCCGCCTGGTGACGGCCGACCTGGCCGCGGCGCCGGCGTCCACCGAGGACGTCTGGCTGCGCCTGCACCTGCTCTCGCACCGGTTGGTCCGCCCGCACGGCTGCTCGATGGAGGGGGTCTTCGGGCTCCTGGCGAACGTCGTCTGGACCTCCGCCGGGCCGTGCGCCGTGGCCGGCTTCGAGCTGACCCGGGCCCGGTTGCGGGCCGCCGTCGGCCACGTGAGCGTCTACGGCGTCGACAAGTTCCCGCGGATGACCGACTACGTGGTCCCGACCGGCGTGCGGGTCGCGGACGCCGACCGCGTGCGTCTCGGCGCCCACCTCGCCGAGGGCACCACCGTGATGCACGAGGGCTTCGTGAACTTCAACGCCGGCACCCTCGGCACCTCGATGGTCGAGGGCCGGATCTCGGCCGGCGTCGTCGTCGGCGACGGCTCGGACGTCGGTGGCGGCGCGTCGATCATGGGGACGCTGTCGGGCGGCGGCCAGCAGGTCATCTCGCTCGGCGAGCGCTGCCTGCTCGGCGCCAACTCCGGCATCGGCATCTCCCTCGGCGACGACTGCGTGGTCGAGGCCGGCTGCTACGTCACCGCCGGGACCAAGCTGACCGTCCTCGACCGCGACGGCAAGCCCACCCACCTCAAGGCGATCGAGCTCTCCGGACGCGACAACGTGCTGTTCCGCCGCAACTCGGTCACCGGCGCCGTCGAGGCGATCCCGTGGCGGGGCAGCGGCATCGCCCTCAACGAGGCGCTGCACGCGAACTGA
- a CDS encoding DinB family protein, with protein sequence MTDMLRGERAVVLDYLRHYRATFERTCQGLDAEQLARRSVPPSSLSLLGLLRHLAAVEYSWCRRVMERRLDRPKLYGKDEHRDADFDGAVADPAVVDEAWTAWRTEVAHAEQWYAGAPSLDVLGTLGDDEVELRDVLVHLVEEYARHCGHADLLRECIDGSTGL encoded by the coding sequence ATGACCGACATGCTGCGCGGCGAGCGCGCCGTGGTGCTCGACTACCTGCGCCACTACCGGGCGACGTTCGAGCGCACCTGCCAGGGTCTGGACGCCGAGCAGCTCGCCCGGCGGTCGGTGCCGCCGTCGTCGCTGTCGTTGCTCGGCCTGCTCCGACACCTGGCCGCCGTCGAGTACTCGTGGTGCCGCCGCGTCATGGAGCGCCGCCTCGACCGCCCCAAGCTGTACGGCAAGGACGAGCACCGCGACGCCGACTTCGACGGCGCGGTCGCCGACCCCGCGGTGGTCGACGAGGCCTGGACGGCCTGGCGCACCGAGGTCGCGCACGCCGAGCAGTGGTACGCCGGCGCGCCGTCCCTCGACGTGCTCGGCACGCTCGGCGACGACGAGGTCGAGCTGCGCGACGTCCTGGTGCACCTGGTCGAGGAGTACGCGCGGCACTGCGGCCACGCCGACCTCCTGCGCGAGTGCATCGACGGCAGCACCGGGCTCTGA
- a CDS encoding DNA polymerase ligase N-terminal domain-containing protein, translated as MRRPVFVLHDHRKPRPHFDLRLEEDGVLRSWAVPKGLPVDSAHDRLAVAVADHDLAHATYTDEHKTIADHGTWTLVDRNDRRFVFDLCGVDGVRRYALVDTGRDWLLHLLKEQP; from the coding sequence ATGCGACGTCCGGTCTTCGTGCTGCACGACCACCGCAAGCCGCGCCCGCACTTCGACCTGCGGCTCGAGGAGGACGGCGTCCTGCGGTCGTGGGCGGTGCCGAAGGGGCTGCCCGTCGACAGCGCGCACGACCGGCTCGCGGTGGCCGTCGCCGACCACGACCTGGCGCACGCCACCTACACCGACGAGCACAAGACCATCGCGGACCACGGCACCTGGACGCTGGTCGACCGCAACGACCGGCGGTTCGTCTTCGACCTGTGCGGGGTCGACGGCGTGCGGCGCTACGCCCTGGTCGACACCGGGCGCGACTGGCTGCTCCACCTGCTCAAGGAGCAACCGTGA